The Caproicibacterium amylolyticum genome includes the window ATGATGTCCTTAACAGACTACAGCTGCTTGGCATTTATGGGCAGCAACGTCATCAGTGGCTCTGCGGAAGCAATTACTGCCGCAGTTGGGGAGGATACCCTGCTGGGTTCTATGGCCAAAGAGATTCAGAGTGTACCGCCCGCCAGCAGCTTTGAAAAAGGTGTCAATGCAGTCTCTTGGGTGCTCATTCGTTTTATGATGATTATGGTTCCAATCGTATTTTTCATAAACGGCATTACAAAAGGTGACTGGCTCAATGCGTTTACTTTTGCCGTGTCGATTGCGGTAGGACTGACGCCGGAAATGCTGCCGATGATTGTAACGACCTGCCTTGCAAAAGGGGCCGTTGCGATGTCCAAAAAGAAAACGATTGTTAAAAATCTCAATTCGATTCAGAATTTTGGTGCCATGGATGTTCTCTGCACCGATAAAACCGGTACGCTGACGCAGGATAAAGTTGTGCTGGAGTATCACATGAACATTACCGGCGCCGAGGACATGCGCGTTTTAAAGCACGCTTTTTTAAACAGCTACTTCCAAACCGGTTTAAAGAACCTGATGGATATCGCGGTAATTGAGCGAATGAAGGAAAGCGGTGAGGAGGGCAGCGAGCTGCAGGAGATTGCGGAAAAGTACACAAAGGTAGACGAAATTCCCTTTGACTTTGCCCGCAGACGCATGAGCGTGGTCGTTTCCGACGGCACAGGCAAGCGGCAGATGATTACCAAAGGTGCCGTGGAGGAAATGCTTTCGGTATGCTCCTATGTGGAGTATGACGGCAAGGTAACAGCGCTGACGGATGAAATGAAAGAAATGGCGCTTGCCACAGTGGATAAGCTGAACGATGACGGCATGCGGGTCATTGCGGTAGCGCAAAAAACCAATCCCGCGGCAGCGGACGCCTTTTCTGTGGCGGATGAAAGCAATATGGTCATGATTGGCTACCTGGCATTCTTGGACCCGCCGAAGGAGTCCACAAAGGCTGCAATCCAGGCGCTGAATGAATACGGTGTAAAAGTAAAAATCCTGACGGGTGACAATGAGCGTGTGACCCGCTGCATCTGCAAAATGGTTGGACTAAAGGTGCACAATATTCTGACCGGTGCAGATATTGAGAAAATGAATGAAAACCAGCTGAAAAAGACCGTTGAAAAAACAATGGTGTTTGCCAAGCTCTCCCCATCGCAGAAAGCGCAAGTGGTTACTGTTTTGCAGCAAAACGGCCACACGGTCGGCTTTATGGGGGACGGGATTAATGACGCCGCCGCTCTGAAAAGTGCTGATGTTGGCATTTCGGTAGACACAGCGGTAGATATTGCCAAGGAATCAGCAGATGTGATTCTGCTGCAAAAGGATTTGACAGTGCTGGAGCAGGGCATTGTAGAGGGCAGAAAAACTTATGCCAACATGATAAAATACATTAAAATTACGGCAAGTTCCAACTTTGGCAATGTATTTTCGGTGCTGGCGGCAAGTGCGTTCATTCCTTATGAACCGATGGCAGGCATTCACCTGCTGCTGCTCAACTTAATTTATGATATTTCCTGCACAGCAATTCCATGGGATAATGTGGACCGGGAATTTTTATTGAAGCCGCGCAAATGGGATGCTTCCAGTGTTGGTCGATTTATGCTGTGGATGGGGCCTGTAAGCTCTGTCTTCGACATTACAACATATTTGCTTTCTTATTTCGTCATCTGTCCGATGTTTGTACCCGGTGCAAACGGCAGGACATTTAATCAGATTCCGGCGGCGGAGGAAACAGTTCGCAATATCTACATGATGATGGCACAGGCAATCTGGTTTGTAGAGTCCATGTGGACGCAGGCAATGGTAATCCATATGATTCGCACCGAAAAAGTGCCGTTTGTGCAGAGCAGAGCATCGTTCCAGCTGACTGTGCTGACCTTTGCCGGTATGGCTGTGCTTACGGTGATTCCATTTACCGGAGTTGGCGCGAACATTGGCCTGTATCCATTCCCACCAGTCTGCTTTGTCTGGCTTGCTGCTACTGTGTTTTTGTATATGATGCTGGCGACGGCTGTCAAACGGATTTACATTAAAAAGCACGGAGAACTGCTGTAGGGAGGGGCAAAAAATGAAATTTTTAATTACCGCTGCCGCAGTACAAAATGTTATTGCAAGAGCAGCTGAAACTTACCATAGAAATACAGAATTGATGATTCTGCTGTTTGGCATCATTTTGGCCGTTACAATCGTTTTGCTGATTGCCGGCAGAAAAAAATCATGAAAAAAGATGCTCTTTGTGACCAGGCAAATTACACCCTGACCATAACAGTATTTTATACTGAATCATGGCTAGGGCGCTTTTTTACCTGCCTTTTCATCATCACTGCTGATTTTCTTGTTGTGTTAGTTTTTCGCCGCCCATGTCATACCAGCGCTGTACAAAGGTATCAAAGTATGTAATCGGCTGATTGCCAATAATTATATTTAAAAAGGCTTCTTTTTCAAGTTCAGCGAGCTCGGAGGGAATTGCTGTGTTGGTGGCGGAGGTTTGCTTATTTACGTAAGTGACTTTGTTGTTTAGCAGCAGCTTAACCGCTGTAATGCGGGAGGTGAAAGCTGCCCAGGAGGTTGGCTGCTTGACCTTTTGCGAAAGGTAGGTATTGCAGCTTTTATAGTACGCACGCTCCACCATATTCAGACTGGTTTGCGGGGAGGAACCATTCAGCACAGAAAGAATATGGTTGGTAGTCCGTGTGACAGCGTCGCTGTAGTCACAGTTTAGCACCAGCGGTGTTGCAGTTGGGTCAACATTTTCGGAAAAATAGGTTTGCAGCTCTGAAACCGCAGGGTCCTGATATCGTGCGTAGTCATACAGTGTACTCATAATTTTCATGACGATTTCCGGATGATTGTAATTTTTGCGGACTACGATATATTTGGGGGATGCTGCCGGCAGACAGACGCGAACCGTACCGTCTGAACCGGTAGGCAGCAGGTAAGGCACCCATTGGGCGGAAGGATTTTTCTGCATGCTTTGAATCAACGGATTGTTCGGTGCCCACCACCAGCCGAACAGTGCGCCGGTTTTTCCCGCGGCTACCAGTGCGGCGGCATTATCATTGGTACGCAGCATAAAATCCGGGTCGATGATTCCGTCGCGGTACCATTCATGCAGCAGGGCAAGTGCCTTGCGCGTGTTCTGCGTTACAGAGCCGTATACTTTTCCCCCACTTTTATCCTGAATCCACTTTTTGGGGTAAGAGTCAAACTGTGCAAACAGCGGGTCAAGTGAATAACAAGTGGAGGGGTTGCCAACTAAGTCTGAGTCACACACCAGTCCCACGTTGTTGTCCAAACCATTTTTCCCTGGGTCTTTCTCTACAAACGCCTGAATGATTTTCTTGGCATCCGCAAGTGTTTTGGGTGCGGAAAGCCCCAGCTTGTCCATCCAGTCCTTGCGCAGCCACAGAAAATTGGGACCGCTGTACACATCTGTTTCCGGCAGTGCCATGATTTTTCCGTTGAAGGTTACGGAATCGATCAGACCGTCGTAACTGTTGTAAATTTCACGCAGCCGGGGGCTGGCGCAATGCTTAAAGGCATCCGTCAGGTTGGCGACAAGGTCGTTTTGTATCATGGTGATTAAAAACTTGCGGCTGTTTACCAGCATGACATCCGGCAGGTCCTGATTGGCAACGGAAAGCTCCACTTCGGCTTCATAATTGTCGCTGTCCGTTACTTCAAAAGTATCTTTGTTTTGAATGTTTAGCTTCTTTTTCAGGTAACGGGTATAGGCATTGTTTTCATAGGTGCTACCGGCAGGCATATTGGAATTGTTGCCGCTGCACATTTTGCCAAGGGTATAAGTAACTGTTTGCGGATAAGGGGAAAAGGGAGCCGATTTTGCGGTTTCCCAGCTGCTCTTTTTCAGGGCAGGCGGTGCGGAAGAAGACACGGAGTTGGAGGCTGTGCCGCCGCTTCCACATCCGGCTAAAATACCGGAGAGCAGAGAAACAGTCAGCAGGCAGGCCGCAAGGCGATAGGTGGGTTTCATCATGTTGAAAGCTCCTCCTTTCCGTTTTTGGGAATGTTAACGGATACCACAGTGCCGCAGCCGGGTGAACTGGAAATTTTCAGCGCATGCGTGCTGCCGTAAAGCATGACAATGCGGTCATTTACGTTTTTCATACCGTAACCGGTGGTTTCACAGTTAATGATGCTGTCTGCTTTTTCCTGCGTCATGCCGACACCATTGTCCCGTACAGTAAAAACAATGTCACTTTTCGTTTGCTGTGCAGAAATAGCAAGGCTGCGTTCACCGGTTTCCTTTACGTCCAGCCCGTGTTCCAGTGCATTTTCAACAATGGGCTGTAAAATCAGTTTGGGCATTGTATACGGATAAACTGCTTCATCAATGTCCCAACTGACGGTGAAATTGTTGTCGTGCATCATCAGTTGAATTTCTAAGTAAGAACGGATATTTTTTAACTCATCAGCAGCTGTCAGCAGGCTTTTGCCTTTGTTCAGCGTCGTCCGGTAAAACTTTGAAAGGGCAAGGGTAATGCGGCTGATGTCCTTTTCCCCGGCGGCAAGTGCTTTCCAGTTAATCATAGACAGGGTGTTGTACAGAAAATGCGGGTTTATCTGTGACTGCAGTGCTTTCAGCTCTGCCTCTTTTTGCGCCAGCTGGCTTTCGTAGACTTGATGAATGAGCTGATCGATTTTAGCAATCATTCTGCGGAAATTTTGAATCATGATGCCGATTTCGTCATTTTCCCGACTGGTCACAGTGACCTTCATGTTCCCGGTGGAAACAGAAACCATATTCTGCGTCAGCGCTTCAATGCGGCGGGTCATTGTGTGGGAAAGCAGCCGCCCGAAAATCAACAGAACCAGCAGGCTGACACCGAGCATAGCCAATGTGCGCGCGGCCGTCAGCTGGGCGGCCGCGGAAAGACTGCTGTTGGTCGTGTAAAGGTAAACGTCCCAGTTTAGCCCGTCTATATGGTGCTGTAAGCAGATGCGGCTGGTACGGATGGAGTTGCAAAATTCCTCTTGGCTGGTGGTGAAGCCTTTATCTGCAGTGCCGGAAACGTACAAAATGTGATTGTCCTGAAAGACTGCAACATCCGCATTTTTTTGCTTCATTTGTACCAATGGCTGCAAAAAGGAATGCATGTCATATTGAATTGTAAGGTAGCTGTTGTTCTGTCCCTGATAATTTGAAACTTTGCAGACAGAGAGCATGGTGTCCTTCTGTGTGCTGTCCAAAATCCACTGAAAGCCCGGCGCATCCTGCACCAGCCCAAACCATTTTTGTTCTTTGAAAGCGCGCAGCGGCCTTAAAATGCTGCCATAATCGGTTGTGACACCGCTGGAGTATACGGTAATACCTTTCATATCCGTGGCAAAGTAGCGGATGGTGGTTAGCAGCGGCTTCACCGTTTGCGTATACATTTTATACTTTTCATAACGTTCACTGCCGTCCAGTGCCAGCGCACTGTTTAACCCATCGTTAAAGACAATGTAACGGGCCATCAGGTCGTCCCGTGCAACTTGATTTTCAACAGAGGTGGTGGCCTGCAGCAGAGAAGTTTTCATGTTGGTTGACTCTTCGTCACCAACAATTTTTTGAAATTCAGTAAAAAGTGTGACACCAAGAATGAAAATGGGAATGATGCCTGCCAGCATCAGTGCAATGTTCAGTTTCGTCCGGTATTTCGTATCCCGGCATTTTTGGAGCAGCTTATTCGTTTTCATTTTCTGCCATCCTGAAGCGGTGCGGACTGGTTCCGAAATGTTCCCGGAAACGTTTGCAGAAATAAGAAACGTTTGTAAATCCGGTTTTCTGACAGACCTGCACAATTTTCATATTGGTGGTTTCCAAAAGGCACTTTGCCTGTGCCAGCCGATAGGCACGTATGTAGGAATTTAGGTTTTGTCCGGTTTCCTTTTTAAAGATAACGCTGAGGTAGCCCGGCGAGAGATAGACTTTTTCTGCAAGTGCTTCAACACTTAAATCTTCATCATAGTGCTGTGAAATGTAAGCTTTCACCATGTTGACATCTGCACGGGCGCTGTCCTGGCCAATTCTGCTATTCCTCTCATAGGCGCAGATGCTCTGGTGCAGCAGCGCACAAACCTGCGGCAGCGTTTTGGCGCGGTAAAGTTCCTCCAGTACAGCGCTGCGGCTGTCAGAATCAGTAGCAGAAGTATTCCAGAGAAGGTGCAGGGTGGTGGAAGCTGAGAATTTATCGGCCGCATTGACGGGCATGTCTACGGTTTCTAAAAAGCTGCTGCGCATATCGTAAAAACTTTTCCACAGCAGTGCAACGTCGCCGCGGCGTGCACTTTCCTGCAGCTGTTCAAACATCTGGGTCAGCAGTGCTTTGTCCGGATGAACAGGTTTTGCTGCTGCTTCCAGCTGCAGCAGATGACTGTCCGAATCAGCATTGCTGCCTAGCAGCCGCACCAGTCCGCGAAATGTTTTTGTCAGTTCCTCTGGGCCGGAAAGCTGTCCGCTGAAGGCTAATAAAACTGGCTGACCGCTGCGCTTTTCCAGGTACTGCTGTGCAGTCTGTGCGAGCATCCGGCGGCTGCAGGGAAACGGCTGCCCCAGCAGAAAAGCAGCCCGTGTGTCCTGCAAAACCAATGAATAAACCAAGCAGTGCAGGCTTTGCTGAAAATCCGTCTCACGAAACCACTGTTGGTCTTCTGCAAAAATCGGTGCGCTGCTTTCTGCCACAAACAGGCAGCTGCAGTTTTGCCACAGTGAAATATCTGCGAATTCTCCGGCTTTCTGCAAATCGGCCGCCGTGCCCTGGCGCAGGTACTGCTGCAGGTAATAGTTGCTTTCAATTTTGTAAAGCTGTTTTTTTACTTCCAGCAGTTTTTTTCGTTCTGTCACATTTGCGGTTACCCGTTCCATCGCTTCCCGAAATTCTTCCGGATCAACCGGCTTCAGTACATAATCCGAAACGCCGTATTGAATGGCCTGCTTTGCAAAGGCAAAATCGTTGTATCCGCTGAAAATGATGATTTGCAGTTCTTTTTGCAGCCTTTTGGATTCTTTTGACAGTTCCAGACCGTTCATAAAGGGCATCTTGATGTCGGTGAGCAGAATATCAAAGGAAATCTGCTGCAAAAGGGCAACCGCATTTTTGCCGTTTTCTGCTTCGTAGATTTCAAAATTTTCATCCAGTTCCCGCAGCAGAAAGCAAATTCCGTTCCGTCCAACTTTTTCATCATCCACAACAAGCACCCGCACTGTACAGACCTCCTTGGCTTTACTGTTGGCATTTAAAGCGTATTGAATCCACAAAATTATAGCACATTCTTTGAAATTTTTCACTAATAATTAAATGAATACAAAAAAATCCCGCTCCTGGTAAGGAACGGGACGATGGGAGGAAGCTGTATATTGAAAAAAGGTAGCTCAGCTGAGAACGGCAATGCTCCTTGCGGGCATTGTCAGCTCGATTCCCTGCTGCCGGACTTGGTCGCCGCCGGTCACGAGAGAATCCCTCAGCTGAAGGTTCTTGTAGGCATCGCTGTTCAGCGAAACGCCGGTGCTGCTTTTGCTGAAATTATAAAGAATGTAGCAGGAGGACTGCCGCCACGTTTTTTGAATGGCACTGACGCAGCCTTTGGAAAGACCGTTTGCCACAGTGACTTTGCCGCGGGGGATTTCCGGGTACTTCGCGCGCAGGGCAATCGCCTGTTTGTAGTATTGGTATACGGAGGAAGCATTGTCCTTTTGCTCTTCGTAGCTGCCAAACGGGTGCTGCGGCACGGTGCAGTCAGGCGGCGGCTGGGTAACGCCGTCGGTTCCTTTGGCGTTCCAGTACATAGGGGCGCGTTTGTTGGGGTCGGTGCCGGAGCCTTTCATGCCGAGTTCCTCGCCGTAGTAAACAAACGCGCTGCCGCTCATCAACAGATTCATGGCGCCGGCCATTTTGCAGCGTGCCTCATCGCCGTTTACAAACCCGGCTATGCGGCCGACGTCGTGATTGCTTAAAAACGGTGCGTCAATCATTTTGGGGTTGGACTGCGTGAGCAGGTTTTGCACCGTCACCAGATTTTTGCCGTATTTCTGGATGGTGTCCTCGTTGCCGTTGCAGTTGACCGTACGGATAATCTGGCCGTCATTGTTACCGTAGGGATAGTTAAAGATGCTGTCAATGCCGCTTTTGTAGTAGTCCTGGATTGTTGGAAGCGTATCCCAAACCTCGGCCACCAAATAGGCATTTTTACTGCAGCTTTTCACATAATTTGTGAACCAGTGCAGTACCTCAACGTTTTTTTCCGTATTGCCGCTGAAATATTCTTTAGCGGCATCCAGTCGGAAGCCGTCAGCGCCTTTGTTAAGCCAGAAGGAAGCGGCCTTTTCCATTTCCTTGCGCACAGCGGTGCTGCTAAGGTTGAGGTCCGGCATGTTGGCGGAGAAAACGCCCTCATAAGCCCAATCCGTTCCCTCAACAGGACGGTCGTTTGCCTGCGGGTTAGCCGCTAAGTGAAAGTTGTAGTATCCAACATAGGGGCATTTCTGCAAATCCGGCTGTGCGCCTTTGGGCAGTGTTTTCAAGTACGCAACCGCTTTTTGAAACCACGGATGCTCACTGGAGGTGTGGTTCATTACAAAGTCCAGAATTACGCGAATCCCCTTTTTATGGCAGGCGGCGGCAAATGCTTCAAAGTCCTGCATGGTGCCGTACTGCGGGTCAATGCTGCAGTAGTCGGTCACGTCATATTTGTGGTAGCTGGGGCTTTTGCAGATGGGCATCAGCCAAAGTCCGGTAAAGCCGGTGTCCGAAAGGTAGGGCAGCTTTTGAGTCAGACCTTTTAGGTCACCGATGCCGTCCCCGTTGCCGTCACAATAGGAACGGACGAACACTTCACAGTAGGTGCGGTAGTTGTCATCAATCACGGCCGGCTTTGTGTCCGCGGTTTTTGAGGTGCATCCTGCGCAGCTGCAGGCACACAACGAACCTGCCAGCACTGCACACAGTGTTCTTCTCAGTGTCATTAGAAATCCTGTGTTCTTTTTCATGGTTATCCCTTTACCGCGCCGGTCAGCCCCTCGGTGTAGTACCGTTGGACAAATAGGAACAGGATGGCGATGGGGATGGATACGCACACTGCACCGGCGGCAAAACAGGTGTACCAGTTATCAATGTTTTCTTTCTCAAGCATTTTCCACAGGCCAATCGCAACTGTGTAGTAATCGGCGTTGGCGCGGCAGATAACCTTGGCAAAAATGAAGTCCAGCCACGGTGCCAGAAAGCTTTGTATGACTGTGTAAACAATAATAGGTTTGCTCAGTGGGATGGTAATACGGGTAAAGACGTTCCAGCGTGTGCAGCCATCCAAGTAGCCTGCTTCGTCCAGTGTTTTCGGAATTGTGTCGAAAAAGCCCTTGGCTATGTAAAACGTAAGCCCGGCACCACCCGAATAAACCAGAATCAGTGCCACACGAATCATGGAACCCTCCGAAAGGCCAACTGCCTTTAAAATGAAGTATACGGCAATCATGGACATAAATCCGGGGAACATGGTCAGCACCATGGCAACATTCATAAAGGGTTTGCGCATGCGAAAGCGCAGCCGTGACATGCAGTACGCAATGGAAAGAATAAAGAAGGTGGAAATAATGCAGGAAAAAATGGCAATAATCAGCGTGTTTGCAAACATACGCGGGAAATTGAGCACCTGCGTGTCGGTAAACAGCTTTACATAGTTTGCGGTTGTGTAGCTTTTCGGGAAGAAGGTGGAAATGTAGGAGCCTTTTTCGGCGCGGAAGCTGGTCATAACAATCCAAAAGATTGGGAACACCCAAATAACCGCCAAAATGGCAAGAATAATATGTACAATCGAATTGGTTACGTGCTTTTTTATGCTGCGTTTTTTCTTCATTACTGGAAAGCCTCCTCATTGTTGTAGGAGCCGCTTCTGCGGTAGGTAATCAGGGATACGACCATCATAACCACAAAGGTCAGAATGCCGATGACCGAGGCAAGGTTGTAGTATTGCTGGTCAACGGTCAGCTTGTAAAGCCAGGTGACCAGCAGGTCGGTCTTGCCGGCAGTGTAGCCAACCGGTGTCGGGTCGCCGCCGGAGAGCAGGTAGATGACATTGAAGTTGTTGATGTTGCCGGTAAAGGTCATGATTAGGTAGGGTGTGGTGACGAACAGCATATAGGGCAGTGTGATCTTAAAGAAAATGACAACACTGCTGGCACCGTCCACTTTGGCTGCCTCGTACAGTTCCTTTGGAATGTTCTGCAAAATTCCGGTGACCTGAAGCAGCGTAAACGGAATGCCGACCCACAGATTGATAATAATCACCGTAAGGCGTGACCAGGTGGCATCCGTAAAAAACGGAAGCGGGCTGCTGATAAGCCCGGCGTTCTGCAGCAGTACATTCACTGCACCGCCCGGCTGCAGCATGGTGCGCATAATCAGCAGGGAAACAAACTGTGGAATCGCAATGGAAAGTACAAAGCAGAAACGCCAGAAGGCTTTAAAGCGGGTATCCTTGCGGTTAATTACGATTGCCAATATCATGCCGAGAATGTAGTTTAAGAACGTTGCGGCTACTGCCCATACCAGCGTCCAGCCGAGCACAGACCAGAAGGTTTGGCCGATGGTACCGCTGGAATTCAGCACGGTGCTAAAGTTTTTCAGCCCGACCCAATCAAACAGGATAAGGTGGTCGCCCTCTTTGCTGTAGTTGGTAAAGGCCATGCAAATCATAAAGACCAGCGGCAGCAGGGTAAAGGCAAAGATGCCGGCCAGTGGCAGCGGCATAAGCAGTTTGTGCAGGTTCCTGTCAAACAAGTCACGTACATCTTCTGTAAAAGTGCTGATGTGTTTGTTATGTTCCTGCTGATACTGTGCTTTATAACTGCTTTTTACAGAAGAAGCCCAAAATAAAGCGAATAGAATAATGATTGCTACACTGGCAACGCCGTAAAGTAAAATCAGCAGCGAATTATCGCCTGCAGTATACTCATAGATGCCCTTTGCTTCATTCCATACCTTTTGCTGGGCCTTTCCACCAAGCGAGGGCAGCATGAAGATGCAGTGCAGGCCGTTCGCAATCAAAAACCAGATGAAGCCCACTTCTGCGCAAAGATAGATAAGTCCCTTAACAATCCGGCGATGCATCAGGTTGCCAAAGCCCATGACCAGAAAAGAAACGCGTGTTTTCCAGTCCCCATTGCAAGCCGCGTTTTTCAGCGTTATGGGTGCTGCAGACATGGATTCTTTAGAGCGCATAAGCGGCAGTGCTGCTGCAGAAACTTTTTCCACAATGATTTCCTCCGTTCTGTGCAGCTGCCGGGATTTCCGCAGACAGCTGCCAAATATGAATTTAAAAAATGCCGGCCGGAATTTCCGACCAGCATCGAATGAAAATATAAGAGAGTTTACAGCCAATGCAGTCAGCAGAAATCAGGAAACAGGATTCTTATAGGCCTTGGTCAGTGCCTCTACCTTGGAAGCTGCGTTGTCCTTTGTGATTTCTTTGCTGATAAGGGCTTTGCCGAAGTTTTCGGTGGGGGTCCAGAAGTCCTTCATGGAAGCAACAAAGGGCTGAATGATGGAGGTCTTCTCAAAGGTTTCGTTTTGTGCAGTGACCATAGCATCTTTCTGAATGTCAGTATCCTTCAGAACTTCGGTGTTGCAGGGAACGATGCTGCGGAGCTTGTAGTGACTGCGCTGTGCATCTGCGCCGCCCAGATACTTTGCGAGTGCAACCGCGACTTGTGGGTTTTTGGTGTTCGGGTTTACGCCGATTGCTTTAGAGCCGGAGAAACTCTTGAGCTGCTTTTCAGAACCGCCGATGTTCACAGTCGGCAGAGAAACTGCACCAAAGTTGCTGCCCAGTGCTTCTTTTACAGCAGCTGCATCCCAAGAGCCGGAGAAATAAGCGGAAATGCTGCCGTCACGCAGGCCTGCAAGGCCGGAACCGTCAGCGTCATTCTTAAAGTTCGGGTTTGCTACCAAAGTGGCTAAGTACTTGGTGACTTCTGTGCCCTTGTCACCACCAAACTGAATGCCGGCAGATTCATCTGTGCCCTTATCACCGTACATAGTGCAGCCGTTTGCAATGAAGAATGCCGGCAGGTACCAGGAGTTGGAAATAGGGAAGGCGACCTTGCCTTTTTTCAGCATTGCGTCAAGGCTCTTTACGTCTGTGTCAGAGAACTTGCTTTTGTTGTAATACATG containing:
- a CDS encoding extracellular solute-binding protein; translation: MKKVLAAVLAGAMLTASMAGCSGTASSSSSSKAASDSKADSTAATSTASAEDEALTCTLNVWGPAEDQAKDKGNWLPTTCEQFKKLHPKWNITFKYSACSEGDAGKTVTQDPSAAGDVYFFANDQINTLISANALSELGGSTVDEIKSSCSKEIIDSVTVKDSVYGVPFTTNTWFMYYNKSKFSDTDVKSLDAMLKKGKVAFPISNSWYLPAFFIANGCTMYGDKGTDESAGIQFGGDKGTEVTKYLATLVANPNFKNDADGSGLAGLRDGSISAYFSGSWDAAAVKEALGSNFGAVSLPTVNIGGSEKQLKSFSGSKAIGVNPNTKNPQVAVALAKYLGGADAQRSHYKLRSIVPCNTEVLKDTDIQKDAMVTAQNETFEKTSIIQPFVASMKDFWTPTENFGKALISKEITKDNAASKVEALTKAYKNPVS
- a CDS encoding sugar ABC transporter permease; translation: MEKVSAAALPLMRSKESMSAAPITLKNAACNGDWKTRVSFLVMGFGNLMHRRIVKGLIYLCAEVGFIWFLIANGLHCIFMLPSLGGKAQQKVWNEAKGIYEYTAGDNSLLILLYGVASVAIIILFALFWASSVKSSYKAQYQQEHNKHISTFTEDVRDLFDRNLHKLLMPLPLAGIFAFTLLPLVFMICMAFTNYSKEGDHLILFDWVGLKNFSTVLNSSGTIGQTFWSVLGWTLVWAVAATFLNYILGMILAIVINRKDTRFKAFWRFCFVLSIAIPQFVSLLIMRTMLQPGGAVNVLLQNAGLISSPLPFFTDATWSRLTVIIINLWVGIPFTLLQVTGILQNIPKELYEAAKVDGASSVVIFFKITLPYMLFVTTPYLIMTFTGNINNFNVIYLLSGGDPTPVGYTAGKTDLLVTWLYKLTVDQQYYNLASVIGILTFVVMMVVSLITYRRSGSYNNEEAFQ